A stretch of Bradyrhizobium diazoefficiens DNA encodes these proteins:
- a CDS encoding IclR family transcriptional regulator: protein MKRTGKKTATDRNFVVALSRGLEVLRAFHPSDGLLGNQEIAARTNLPKPTVSRLTYTLTKLGYLTPVPRFEKYQLAPAAMALGYAALANLGVRHLSEPFREDMMRATGGAVAIGGRDRHSMIYFGQSRGSETVGVQLDVGSRVPIATSAMGRAYFWALGEDDRAELSRVLREHYGSRWPKMRDGLERSGETVAKHGFAISVGDWHDDIGAAGVALKLNDGTGPYAFNCGAPAFRFTEERLINDIGPRLLTMVRNIEAALGGLMPHSQKQLSKKLKSGGKVARVAEGIR, encoded by the coding sequence ATGAAGCGTACAGGAAAGAAGACAGCGACCGATCGGAATTTCGTCGTCGCGCTTTCCCGCGGGCTTGAAGTATTGCGCGCATTCCACCCCAGCGACGGGCTTCTCGGCAATCAGGAGATCGCGGCCCGCACCAATTTGCCCAAGCCAACCGTCTCGCGGCTGACCTATACTCTGACGAAGCTCGGTTATCTTACACCGGTTCCCCGCTTCGAGAAGTATCAGCTCGCCCCCGCCGCGATGGCGCTCGGTTACGCGGCGTTAGCCAATCTCGGTGTTCGGCATTTGTCCGAGCCGTTTCGCGAGGACATGATGCGCGCGACCGGCGGCGCGGTCGCGATCGGCGGCCGCGACCGCCATAGCATGATCTATTTCGGACAAAGCCGCGGCAGCGAGACCGTCGGCGTTCAACTTGACGTCGGCTCCCGCGTGCCGATTGCAACCAGCGCGATGGGCCGCGCCTATTTCTGGGCGCTGGGCGAGGACGATCGCGCCGAATTGTCACGCGTCCTGCGCGAACATTACGGCAGCCGCTGGCCCAAGATGCGCGACGGACTGGAGCGTTCCGGCGAGACGGTGGCGAAACACGGTTTTGCGATTTCGGTCGGCGACTGGCACGACGACATCGGCGCCGCCGGCGTCGCGCTCAAGCTGAACGACGGAACCGGGCCTTACGCTTTCAATTGCGGCGCGCCGGCATTCCGCTTCACGGAAGAGCGCTTGATCAACGACATTGGACCGCGTCTGCTGACGATGGTAAGGAACATCGAAGCGGCACTTGGGGGTCTGATGCCGCATTCACAAAAACAACTCAGCAAAAAGCTGAAATCAGGAGGAAAAGTTGCGCGTGTGGCCGAGGGGATCAGATAG
- a CDS encoding glycerate kinase, whose product MTDRRPLLRALYDAAVAAAHPNTILAPHLRPSPKGRVICLAAGKGAAAMAAAAERHYLDTLMLAPERLLGIATTRHGYGVPTRRIRVVEAGHPVPDEAGLQGAADTLALAGEAGPDDLLLVLLTGGGSANWIAPVDGISFAQKQAVNKALLRSGAPIGEMNVVRKHLSRIKGGRLARAGMNAAEIVTLAISDVPHDDPSAIASGPTVPDPTTLSDARAIVAKYKLDIDDAVRRALDDPANESCKPGDAAFARAHFELIARPKQSLDAAVKLAKDAGYETVDLGADLEGEARDVAADHARRALQARAQGKHIAILSGGELTVTVHGNGRGGPNQEYALALADLLKDTPNVSALAGDTDGADGGGGHPTDPAGALIDAATFAKMKAQGLAPQAYLDNNDATTFFEATGDLLMPGPTLTNVNDIRVILVD is encoded by the coding sequence ATGACCGACCGACGTCCCCTGCTCCGCGCGCTCTACGACGCCGCCGTTGCCGCGGCCCATCCGAACACGATATTGGCGCCGCATCTGCGCCCTTCGCCCAAGGGGCGCGTGATCTGCCTCGCCGCCGGCAAGGGCGCCGCCGCGATGGCCGCGGCTGCGGAGCGGCACTATCTCGATACGCTCATGTTGGCGCCGGAGCGCCTCCTCGGCATCGCCACCACGCGCCATGGTTACGGCGTGCCGACACGCCGCATCCGTGTGGTCGAGGCCGGCCATCCCGTGCCTGATGAAGCCGGGCTGCAGGGCGCGGCTGACACGCTCGCGCTCGCGGGCGAAGCCGGACCTGACGATCTGCTGCTGGTGCTGCTCACCGGCGGCGGCTCGGCGAACTGGATCGCGCCGGTGGACGGCATCAGCTTCGCGCAGAAGCAGGCGGTCAACAAGGCGCTGCTGCGCTCGGGCGCGCCGATCGGCGAGATGAACGTCGTGCGCAAGCACCTCTCGCGCATCAAGGGTGGGCGGCTGGCGCGCGCCGGCATGAACGCCGCCGAAATCGTGACGCTCGCGATCTCCGATGTACCGCATGACGATCCCTCTGCGATCGCCTCCGGTCCCACCGTGCCGGATCCGACCACGCTTTCGGACGCGCGCGCGATCGTCGCGAAGTACAAGCTCGATATCGACGATGCCGTGCGCCGCGCGCTCGACGACCCCGCCAACGAAAGTTGCAAGCCGGGCGACGCCGCCTTCGCGCGCGCGCATTTCGAATTGATCGCGCGACCGAAGCAGTCGCTCGACGCTGCGGTGAAGCTCGCCAAGGATGCCGGCTACGAGACGGTCGATCTCGGCGCCGACCTCGAAGGCGAGGCGCGCGACGTCGCCGCCGATCACGCCAGGCGCGCACTCCAGGCGCGCGCGCAAGGCAAACACATCGCAATTCTCTCCGGCGGCGAGCTCACGGTCACCGTGCACGGCAATGGCCGCGGCGGCCCCAACCAGGAATACGCGCTGGCGCTCGCCGACCTGTTGAAGGACACGCCGAACGTCTCGGCGCTGGCCGGTGACACCGACGGCGCCGACGGCGGCGGCGGCCATCCCACCGACCCCGCCGGCGCGCTGATCGACGCAGCGACGTTCGCGAAGATGAAGGCGCAAGGGCTCGCGCCGCAGGCCTATCTCGACAACAACGACGCGACGACGTTCTTCGAGGCGACTGGCGATCTGCTAATGCCCGGGCCGACGCTGACCAATGTGAACGATATCAGGGTGATTCTCGTCGACTGA
- a CDS encoding branched-chain amino acid ABC transporter permease, which yields MSAAEEVVAEGHAAVEAVPKRAMTLGTGTSIVVLLALIAVPLFAKNFVIFQLTQLLYLGLAVLALNILTGGSGQFSLGQSAFYGIGAYVTAVMMEQFNIPYFLCLPVAGVVCFGAGFLFGQPALRLSGVYLALATFALATAMPQLLKLNFLEPWTGGVQGLVVTKPDAPFGLPMSQDMWLYYFSLVVVLAIYIFSVNLLRSRSGRAFMAIRDNEIAASAMGINVALYKTLAFGVSAGITGVAGGLSAIAVQFVAPDSFTITLAIQLFLGMVVGGVGWLPGSIVGAAFIIFVPNIAEGISKGLSGAVFGVLLFAVIYLVPHGARQVAILGQQLAGRLRKN from the coding sequence ATGAGCGCAGCAGAAGAAGTCGTCGCCGAAGGCCACGCGGCGGTCGAAGCCGTTCCGAAGCGGGCCATGACGCTGGGCACGGGCACCTCGATCGTGGTGCTTCTGGCTCTGATCGCCGTTCCGTTGTTTGCGAAGAACTTCGTGATCTTCCAGCTGACCCAGCTCTTGTATCTGGGCCTGGCCGTGCTGGCGCTGAACATCCTGACCGGCGGCTCGGGCCAGTTCTCGCTCGGCCAGAGCGCGTTCTACGGCATCGGCGCCTACGTCACAGCGGTGATGATGGAGCAGTTCAACATCCCCTACTTCCTCTGCCTGCCGGTCGCGGGCGTGGTTTGCTTCGGCGCGGGCTTCCTGTTCGGCCAGCCGGCGCTGCGGCTCTCCGGCGTCTATCTCGCGCTCGCGACCTTCGCGCTCGCCACCGCGATGCCGCAGCTGCTCAAGCTGAACTTCCTCGAGCCCTGGACCGGCGGCGTGCAGGGCCTCGTCGTCACCAAGCCCGATGCGCCGTTCGGCCTGCCGATGTCGCAAGACATGTGGCTGTACTACTTCTCGCTCGTCGTCGTACTCGCGATCTACATCTTCTCCGTCAACCTGCTGCGCTCCCGCTCGGGCCGCGCCTTCATGGCGATCCGCGACAATGAGATCGCGGCCTCCGCCATGGGCATCAACGTTGCGCTGTACAAAACGCTCGCATTCGGCGTCTCCGCCGGCATCACCGGCGTCGCCGGCGGCCTCAGCGCCATCGCGGTGCAGTTCGTCGCGCCCGACAGCTTCACCATCACGCTCGCGATCCAGCTGTTCCTCGGCATGGTCGTCGGCGGCGTCGGTTGGCTGCCCGGCTCGATCGTCGGCGCCGCCTTCATCATCTTCGTGCCGAACATCGCGGAGGGCATCTCGAAGGGCCTCTCCGGCGCCGTGTTCGGCGTGCTGCTGTTCGCCGTCATCTACCTCGTGCCGCATGGCGCAAGGCAAGTCGCGATCCTGGGCCAGCAACTCGCCGGACGGCTCAGAAAAAACTGA
- a CDS encoding ABC transporter substrate-binding protein produces the protein MSFGKTLRTTALVTAVASLASGAAFAQKKYDTGASDTEIKIGNIMPYSGPASAYGIIGKTEEAYIKMINDKGGINGRKIVYVTYDDGYSPPKAVEQVRKLVESDEVLAVFNPLGTPSNSAIQKYLNAKKIPQLFVATGATKWNDPKSFPWTMGWQPSYQSEAHIYAKWLMKEKPDAKVAILYQNDDFGKDYLKGTKDGFGAKASSMIIMEESYEVSEPSIDGHIVKIKAANPDVLLIYTTPKFGAQTIKKTAELGWKPLQIITNVSASVGSVMKPAGFEASQGVLSAAYAKDGADPRWNDDPGMKKWSEFLDKYMPGADKTDASIVYGYGAAQTLVKTLEMCGDDLTRANVMKQAASLKDFTPDTLLPGVKINTSPSDFAPISQLQMQRFKGEKWEQFGDILSGDVAPE, from the coding sequence TTGTCTTTCGGAAAAACACTGCGAACCACCGCACTGGTAACGGCGGTCGCAAGCCTCGCCTCCGGCGCAGCATTCGCCCAGAAGAAATACGACACCGGCGCGTCCGATACCGAGATCAAGATCGGCAACATCATGCCGTACAGCGGTCCGGCGTCGGCCTATGGCATCATCGGCAAGACCGAAGAAGCCTATATCAAGATGATCAACGACAAGGGCGGCATCAACGGCCGCAAGATCGTCTACGTCACCTATGACGACGGCTATTCGCCGCCGAAGGCGGTCGAGCAAGTCCGCAAGCTGGTCGAAAGCGACGAGGTGCTCGCCGTGTTCAACCCGCTCGGCACGCCCTCGAACAGCGCGATCCAGAAGTACCTCAACGCCAAGAAGATCCCGCAGCTGTTCGTCGCCACCGGCGCTACCAAGTGGAATGACCCGAAGAGCTTCCCCTGGACCATGGGCTGGCAGCCCTCCTACCAGAGCGAAGCGCATATCTACGCGAAATGGCTGATGAAGGAGAAGCCCGACGCCAAGGTCGCGATCCTCTATCAGAACGACGATTTCGGCAAAGACTACCTCAAGGGCACCAAGGACGGTTTTGGCGCCAAGGCTTCGTCCATGATCATCATGGAAGAGAGCTACGAGGTCTCCGAGCCGTCGATCGACGGCCACATCGTCAAGATCAAGGCCGCCAATCCCGACGTGCTGCTGATCTACACGACGCCGAAGTTCGGTGCCCAGACCATCAAGAAGACCGCCGAGCTCGGCTGGAAGCCGCTCCAGATCATCACCAACGTATCGGCTTCGGTCGGCAGCGTGATGAAGCCGGCGGGCTTCGAGGCCTCGCAGGGCGTGCTGTCCGCGGCCTATGCCAAGGACGGCGCCGATCCGCGCTGGAATGACGATCCCGGCATGAAGAAATGGTCCGAGTTCCTCGACAAATACATGCCCGGTGCGGACAAGACGGATGCGAGCATCGTCTACGGCTACGGCGCCGCGCAGACGCTCGTCAAGACTCTGGAGATGTGCGGCGACGACCTTACCCGCGCCAACGTCATGAAGCAGGCGGCGAGCCTGAAGGATTTCACGCCAGATACGTTGCTTCCAGGCGTGAAGATCAACACCAGTCCGAGCGATTTCGCCCCGATCAGCCAGCTGCAGATGCAGCGCTTCAAGGGCGAGAAGTGGGAACAGTTCGGCGACATCCTGAGCGGCGATGTCGCTCCGGAATAA
- a CDS encoding branched-chain amino acid ABC transporter permease, which yields MELFTNQVLAGISTGAIYACMALAVVMIYQAIDHLNFAQGEMAMFSTFISWQLMQWGVPYWGAFVITLALSFVGGIAIERILFKPLAKAPVLTNVAGFIALFAIINSSAGLIWDFTIKQYPTPFGSSPFLGSQLISTHQAGMIGVTVLLLIALYFFFQYTRIGLAMRAAASVPESARLVGINTSWMIALGWGMASAIGAIAGMLIAPVVFLEPNMMGGVLIYGFAAAVLGGLTSPFGAVVGGFLVGIFENLAGTYIPGVGNELKLPIALALIISVLVVKPAGLFGRHIVKRV from the coding sequence ATGGAACTGTTCACCAACCAGGTCCTGGCTGGGATCTCCACCGGCGCGATCTACGCCTGCATGGCGCTCGCGGTGGTCATGATCTACCAGGCGATCGACCATCTCAACTTCGCGCAGGGCGAGATGGCGATGTTCTCGACCTTCATCTCGTGGCAGCTGATGCAATGGGGCGTGCCCTATTGGGGCGCCTTCGTGATCACGCTGGCGCTCTCCTTCGTCGGCGGCATCGCGATCGAGCGCATCCTGTTCAAGCCGCTGGCGAAGGCGCCGGTGCTGACCAACGTCGCCGGCTTCATCGCGCTGTTCGCGATCATCAACTCCTCGGCCGGCCTGATCTGGGACTTCACCATCAAGCAATATCCGACCCCGTTCGGCTCCTCGCCGTTCCTCGGCAGCCAGCTGATCTCGACCCACCAGGCCGGCATGATCGGCGTCACCGTGCTGCTGTTGATCGCGCTCTACTTCTTCTTCCAGTACACCAGGATCGGCCTCGCCATGCGGGCGGCCGCTTCGGTGCCTGAATCGGCGCGTCTCGTCGGCATCAACACGAGCTGGATGATCGCGCTCGGCTGGGGGATGGCGTCTGCGATCGGCGCGATCGCCGGCATGCTGATCGCACCGGTCGTGTTCCTGGAGCCCAATATGATGGGCGGCGTGCTGATCTACGGCTTCGCCGCAGCCGTGCTCGGCGGCCTGACCAGCCCGTTCGGCGCCGTGGTCGGCGGCTTCCTGGTCGGCATCTTCGAGAACCTCGCCGGCACCTACATCCCCGGCGTCGGCAACGAGCTGAAACTCCCGATCGCGCTCGCGCTGATCATCTCCGTCCTGGTCGTCAAACCCGCTGGTCTGTTCGGCCGGCACATCGTCAAGCGAGTTTGA
- a CDS encoding ABC transporter substrate-binding protein, with translation MAVVRLQVAAFSAALALCTAMSNPALAQKSYDSGVSDTEIKIGNIMPYSGPASAYAAIGKAEEAYFNKVNAEGGINGRKVKFISYDDAYSPPKTVEQARKLVESDNVLLIFGSLGTSTNSAIRKYMNEKKVPQLFVASGASKWNDPKQYPWTMGWQPSYTSEAKIYAKYILKEKPDAKIGVLYQNDDFGKDYLKGLKDGLGAKAAMIVLEEPYETSEPAVDEHVVKLKAAGADVFISITTPKFAAQAIKKAAEINWHPIHIISNVSASVGGVIEPAGFEISQGILSASYIKDGSDPQWNADDGMKKFYNFLAQFDPKANKLDAGVVFGYAAAQTMVKVLQMCGDNLTRDNVMKQAASLKDFEPDTLLPGIKINTAPDNFAPIEQLQMMRFKGKKWELFGDIISSELRH, from the coding sequence ATGGCTGTCGTTCGATTACAGGTTGCAGCGTTTTCGGCCGCATTGGCGTTGTGCACTGCAATGAGCAATCCCGCGCTGGCGCAGAAGAGCTACGACAGCGGCGTCTCCGACACCGAGATCAAAATCGGCAACATCATGCCCTATAGCGGCCCGGCCTCCGCCTATGCCGCGATCGGCAAGGCCGAGGAAGCCTATTTCAACAAGGTCAATGCCGAGGGCGGCATCAACGGCCGCAAGGTCAAGTTCATTTCCTACGACGACGCTTATTCGCCGCCGAAGACGGTGGAACAGGCACGCAAGCTGGTCGAGAGCGACAACGTGCTGCTGATCTTCGGCTCGCTCGGCACCTCCACCAACAGTGCCATCCGCAAATACATGAACGAGAAGAAGGTGCCGCAGCTGTTCGTGGCGAGCGGCGCCTCGAAGTGGAACGATCCCAAGCAATATCCGTGGACCATGGGCTGGCAGCCGAGCTACACCAGCGAGGCGAAGATCTACGCCAAGTACATCCTGAAGGAGAAGCCGGACGCGAAGATCGGCGTGCTCTACCAGAACGACGATTTCGGCAAGGACTATCTGAAGGGGTTGAAGGACGGGCTCGGCGCCAAGGCCGCCATGATCGTGCTGGAGGAGCCGTACGAGACCTCGGAGCCTGCGGTCGACGAGCATGTCGTGAAGCTGAAGGCCGCCGGCGCCGATGTCTTCATCAGCATCACCACGCCGAAATTCGCAGCCCAGGCGATCAAGAAGGCGGCCGAGATCAACTGGCATCCGATCCACATCATCTCCAACGTCTCGGCGTCCGTCGGCGGCGTGATCGAGCCTGCGGGCTTCGAGATCTCGCAAGGCATTTTGTCGGCGAGCTACATCAAGGACGGCTCCGACCCGCAATGGAACGCCGATGACGGCATGAAGAAGTTCTACAACTTCCTCGCGCAGTTCGATCCGAAGGCCAACAAGCTCGATGCCGGCGTGGTGTTCGGCTATGCCGCCGCCCAGACCATGGTGAAGGTGCTGCAGATGTGCGGCGACAATCTCACCCGCGACAACGTCATGAAGCAGGCGGCCTCCTTGAAGGATTTCGAACCGGACACGCTGCTGCCCGGCATCAAGATCAACACCGCGCCCGACAATTTCGCCCCGATCGAGCAGCTCCAGATGATGCGCTTCAAGGGCAAGAAATGGGAGCTGTTCGGCGACATCATCTCGAGTGAGCTCCGTCACTGA
- a CDS encoding ABC transporter ATP-binding protein — protein sequence MTQVQLAQGTSPLLAVRDVSVVFGGIVALNGVSFDMHKGQILGLIGPNGAGKTTLFNCLSRLYQPSSGDILMEGVSILKRPPHRIAEIGIGRTFQNVALFPNLSVMDNVRVGTHARTSSDIISDSLRLAWIRRTETGVNKKVHEILAYLDLEDVAHTTVSGLPFGTQKRVELARALAADPKILLLDEPAGGLNHEEVHVLGDLIRKIRDERHMTVLLVEHHMGLVMSIADHVVALNFGKKLAEGTPAQVQADPDVIKAYLGSKDQ from the coding sequence ATGACGCAGGTACAGCTCGCGCAGGGGACATCGCCTCTGCTCGCGGTTCGCGACGTCAGCGTCGTGTTCGGCGGCATCGTCGCGCTCAACGGCGTGTCCTTTGACATGCACAAGGGCCAGATCCTCGGACTGATCGGTCCCAACGGGGCGGGCAAGACCACGCTCTTCAACTGCCTTTCCCGCCTCTATCAGCCGTCGTCCGGCGACATCCTGATGGAAGGCGTGAGCATTCTGAAGCGGCCGCCGCACCGGATCGCCGAGATCGGCATCGGCCGCACCTTCCAGAACGTGGCGCTGTTTCCGAACCTCTCGGTAATGGACAATGTCCGCGTCGGCACCCACGCCCGCACCTCCTCTGACATCATCAGCGACTCGCTGCGTCTCGCCTGGATTCGCCGCACCGAAACCGGCGTGAACAAGAAGGTGCACGAGATCCTCGCTTATCTCGACCTCGAGGACGTCGCCCACACCACCGTCTCCGGCCTGCCCTTCGGCACCCAGAAGCGTGTCGAACTGGCGCGGGCGCTCGCCGCGGACCCGAAGATCCTGCTGCTCGACGAGCCCGCCGGTGGCCTCAACCACGAAGAGGTCCACGTCCTCGGCGACCTCATCCGCAAAATCCGGGATGAGCGCCACATGACCGTGCTGCTGGTCGAGCACCATATGGGCCTCGTGATGTCGATCGCCGACCACGTCGTCGCGCTGAATTTCGGCAAGAAGCTCGCGGAAGGCACGCCCGCCCAGGTGCAGGCGGACCCCGACGTGATCAAGGCCTATCTCGGGAGCAAGGACCAATGA
- a CDS encoding ABC transporter ATP-binding protein: protein MTTLLNVKDLRAYYGQVQALHGLSFSLSEGSLVTLLGANGAGKTTTLRAICNMVRSTGGIEFDGKPLNNRSTESIVRFGIAHVPQGRGTFTTMTVEENLQLGAITRKDNAGIVSDIERMYAHFPVLKQRHTQQAGTLSGGEQQMLAVARALMLRPRLMLLDEPSFGLAPLVVRDLFGILGKINREDKVSILVVEQNAQLALELADQAYVIETGRIVMSGNAKDIANNEEIRKSYLGY, encoded by the coding sequence ATGACGACGCTGCTCAACGTCAAGGACCTGCGCGCCTATTACGGCCAGGTCCAGGCGCTCCATGGCCTCTCCTTCTCGCTCAGCGAGGGCTCGCTCGTGACGCTGCTCGGGGCCAACGGCGCCGGCAAGACCACGACGCTGCGCGCGATCTGCAACATGGTACGCTCCACCGGCGGCATCGAGTTCGACGGCAAGCCGCTGAACAACCGCTCCACCGAAAGTATCGTCCGGTTCGGTATCGCCCATGTGCCGCAGGGCCGCGGCACCTTCACTACCATGACGGTGGAGGAAAACCTCCAGCTCGGCGCCATCACCCGCAAGGACAATGCCGGCATCGTCTCCGACATCGAGCGCATGTATGCGCATTTCCCGGTTTTGAAGCAGCGGCACACCCAGCAGGCCGGCACGCTCTCCGGCGGCGAGCAGCAGATGCTCGCGGTCGCGCGCGCACTGATGCTGCGGCCGCGCCTGATGCTGCTCGACGAGCCGTCCTTCGGCCTCGCTCCGCTGGTGGTGCGCGACCTGTTCGGCATCCTCGGCAAGATCAACCGCGAAGACAAGGTGTCGATCCTGGTGGTCGAGCAGAACGCCCAGCTCGCACTCGAGCTCGCCGACCAGGCCTATGTGATCGAGACCGGCCGTATCGTGATGTCGGGCAATGCCAAGGACATCGCGAACAACGAAGAAATCCGCAAATCCTATCTGGGTTACTGA
- a CDS encoding ABC transporter substrate-binding protein — MPAVTGKLAAASLALALIAAATSTASAQKKYDTGATDTEIKVGNIMPYSGPASAYGIIGRTEAAYFKKINDEGGINGRKINFISYDDAYSPPKTVEQARKLVESDEVLFIFNSLGTPPNSAIHKYMNAKKVPQLFVATGATKWNDPKNFPWTMGWQPNYQSETQIYAKWLLKNKPDAKIAVLYQNDDYGKDYVKGLKDGLGAKAASMIVAEESYETSEPTIDSHIVSLKSSGANVFMNITTPKFAAQAIKKVAEVGWKPLHFLNNVSGSVGSVLKPAGFENAQDIISADYLKDVSDPQWNNDPGMKGFLAFMTKYFPDGDKLDHGTIVGYGVAQTLVQVLKQCGDDLTRENVMKQAASLKNFRTEVLLPGIQINTSPTDFAPISQLQLEKFKGEKWDLFGDVISADVGG; from the coding sequence ATGCCCGCTGTCACCGGCAAGCTTGCGGCCGCATCATTGGCGCTCGCGCTCATTGCAGCCGCGACCTCCACTGCATCAGCCCAGAAGAAATACGATACCGGCGCGACCGACACCGAGATCAAGGTTGGCAACATCATGCCCTACAGCGGACCGGCGTCCGCCTATGGCATCATCGGGCGGACCGAAGCCGCCTATTTCAAGAAGATCAATGACGAGGGCGGCATCAACGGCCGCAAGATCAACTTCATCTCCTATGACGACGCCTATTCGCCGCCAAAGACGGTGGAGCAGGCGCGCAAGCTGGTCGAGAGCGACGAGGTGCTGTTCATCTTCAACTCGCTCGGCACGCCGCCGAATTCGGCGATCCACAAATACATGAACGCGAAGAAGGTGCCGCAGCTCTTCGTCGCCACCGGCGCCACCAAGTGGAACGATCCGAAGAACTTCCCCTGGACCATGGGCTGGCAGCCCAACTACCAGAGCGAAACGCAGATCTACGCGAAGTGGCTCCTGAAGAACAAGCCGGACGCCAAGATCGCCGTGCTCTACCAGAACGACGATTATGGCAAGGACTATGTCAAGGGCCTCAAGGACGGCCTCGGCGCCAAGGCTGCGTCGATGATCGTTGCCGAGGAGAGCTACGAGACCTCGGAGCCGACCATTGACAGCCACATCGTCAGCCTGAAATCGTCCGGCGCCAACGTCTTCATGAACATTACGACGCCGAAATTCGCCGCACAGGCGATCAAGAAGGTGGCTGAGGTCGGCTGGAAGCCGCTGCACTTCCTCAACAACGTCTCGGGCTCGGTCGGAAGCGTGCTCAAGCCCGCGGGCTTCGAGAACGCGCAGGACATCATCTCCGCCGATTATCTGAAGGACGTCTCGGATCCGCAGTGGAACAACGATCCCGGCATGAAGGGCTTCCTCGCCTTCATGACCAAATACTTCCCGGACGGCGACAAGCTCGACCACGGCACCATCGTCGGCTACGGCGTGGCGCAGACCCTGGTCCAAGTCCTGAAGCAGTGCGGTGACGATCTCACGCGCGAGAACGTCATGAAGCAGGCTGCCAGCCTGAAGAACTTCCGCACCGAAGTGCTGCTGCCGGGGATCCAGATCAACACCTCCCCGACCGACTTCGCGCCGATCAGCCAGCTCCAGCTCGAGAAGTTCAAGGGCGAGAAATGGGATCTGTTCGGCGACGTGATCAGCGCCGACGTCGGCGGCTAG